A region from the Plutella xylostella chromosome 6, ilPluXylo3.1, whole genome shotgun sequence genome encodes:
- the LOC105383793 gene encoding 50S ribosomal protein L1: MSGNLFRSLFNTSVSLTKSNATNLRTLHTAPVVYAARKGTRAKARAKKVKVEVTKVGFIPHNQRGKDNAITTKVSKHLDDSFKQISKDDVFPMRYYRWPVYSAEDAVQAHQETHHPTMFNVPDALVFARVELNMEAVKKNRYLESFTKLTLLPHGFSRDEERTILAFCKGQDLISQAAEAGATTVGGTELVKKIQEGELKLPDYDYIIAHPNILTDLVPIRGLMKRRFPNLRAGTLDADVPGLVKKLAKGVQFKVTGDEQQKDFGSVDVPVGRLNMEAKDVAENIGALLKDIQSSRPKRDGLYITRCYILSPPSSELLKIDPFVYVERTLNSEAQNESDDEDEAAAASA, from the exons ATGAGTGGAAACTTGTTCC gCTCCTTGTTCAACACTTCGGTATCATTAACTAAATCAAATGCTACGAATTTG agAACACTTCACACAGCCCCAGTGGTGTATGCCGCCCGTAAAGGAACCAGGGCAAAAGCCCGCGCCAAGAAGGTCAAAGTTGAAGTCACCAAAGTAGGATTTATACCACACAACCAGAGGGGAAAAGACAA TGCAATCACAACTAAAGTCAGCAAGCATTTAGATGATTCATTCAAGCAGATATCCAAAGATGATGTGTTCCCGATGCGCTACTACCGCTGGCCGGTGTACTCCGCCGAGGATGCGGTCCAAGCACATCAGGAGACGCACCACCCCACCATGTTCAATGTACCCGATGCTCTTGTGTTTGCGAGGGTTGAGCTGAACATGGAAGCTGTTAAGAAG AACCGCTACCTAGAAAGCTTCACTAAGCTGACTCTGCTGCCTCACGGGTTCTCCCGTGATGAGGAGCGCACCATCCTGGCATTCTGCAAGGGACAGGACCTCATCTCACAGGCGGCCGAGGCTGGAGCCACCACGGTTGGAGGGACTGAGCTGGTCAAGAAGATTCAG GAGGGTGAGCTGAAGCTGCCTGACTACGACTACATCATCGCTCACCCCAACATTCTGACAGACTTGGTGCCGATCCGAGGGCTCATGAAGCGAAG GTTCCCGAACCTCCGCGCGGGCACCCTGGACGCGGACGTGCCCGGGCTGGTGAAGAAGCTGGCCAAGGGAGTGCAGTTCAAGGTCACCGGGGACGAGCAGCAGAAGGACTTCGGTTCTGTTGACGTGCCCGTTGGCAGG CTCAATATGGAGGCCAAAGATGTTGCGGAAAATATTGGAGCCTTGCTGAAAGATATCCAGTCCAGCCGACCAAAAAGAGACGGTCTTTATATTACCAG ATGCTACATTTTGAGCCCGCCATCCAGTGAACTATTGAAGATTGATCCGTTTGTCTACGTCGAGCGTACTTTGAACTCGGAAGCCCAAAACGAAAGTGACGACGAAGACGAAGCAGCAGCTGCTTCTGCGTAG